A portion of the Leucoraja erinacea ecotype New England chromosome 9, Leri_hhj_1, whole genome shotgun sequence genome contains these proteins:
- the grem1a gene encoding gremlin-1a, with the protein MTRTLCASCIFLLLWCFLLCTSEGAGKKRNRISQGAIPSPDKGQPNNSEQAGNRSNVDEVLESSHEALHVTERKYLKRDWCKTQPLKQTIHEEGCNSRTIINRFCYGQCNSFYIPRHVRKEEGSFQSCSFCKPKRFTTMTVTLNCPDLQPPIKKKRIQRVKQCRCISIDLN; encoded by the coding sequence ATGACCCGAACTTTATGTGCATCCTGCATTTTTCTGTTACTGTGGTGTTTCCTGCTATGTACCAGTGAGGGAGCCGGGAAGAAGAGGAATCGCATCTCCCAAGGGGCTATCCCTTCACCAGACAAAGGGCAGCCAAACAATTCGGAGCAGGCGGGTAATCGGAGCAACGTGGATGAGGTCTTGGAGTCGAGTCATGAGGCACTCCACGTCACTGAGAGGAAGTACCTGAAACGGGACTGGTGTAAAACACAGCCTCTCAAGCAAACCATCCATGAGGAAGGCTGCAACAGTCGCACTATCATCAATAGGTTCTGCTATGGCCAGTGTAATTCTTTTTACATACCAAGGCATGTTCGCAAGGAGGAGGGCTCGTTCCAGTCCTGCTCCTTCTGTAAGCCAAAAAGATTCACCACCATGACAGTCACCCTCAATTGCCCTGACCTACAGCCACCAATTAAGAAGAAAAGAATCCAGAGAGTTAAACAGTGTCGCTGCATTTCCATTGATCTCAACTAA